The DNA segment ACAGAAAAGCGCTTATTTAACACTTTTTAACACCGGATTTGACGGAGAGACCGTTACAATTTAATACAAATACCCGGAAAAACGACATTGAAGTAATTCGATTTTACTAATCTATTCAGTGCAAGCGTAAAAATTTTCGGGATCTGACAAAGTGTAAAGTCAACCCCTAAATTCCCGTCCCATTTTTTAGGGAATTAAAGACCTATAAAGCAAGGTGAGCGCGGGGTTAGAAGCAGACTGGAAACTGCTTCTAATGAACCTCGGATAGAACAGGGATCAAACAGGGATAGAACACGGATAGAACAGGGACAAAATGCGTGTTTCATCCGCGTGATATCCGGGTTTGATTCTCCTTTGATTCCTGGCTTTTCCGAAGCTTTTCCAGCTCCTCTCCGGCAGGGTATTTAACAAAAAAAGCAGCGCTGTAAAAAAGGCTGCTTTGGAGAAAATATTTGTTAAAAATAAAGGCTGTCCGAAATGATCGGACAGCCTCGTTTGGTCAATTTGTTTATTTAAAAAAGATCTTTAGAAAGGAAGATCATCTTCCTCGCCCGGAGCACTATTTAAATCAGCTGGTGGCGCATATGCCGGAGTTGCTGCTGCAGCTCCCGGAGTAAGTGCGTTGATACGCCATACCACTAAACTGTTAAAATAAGATGTTTTTCCGGCTTTGTCCGTCCATGGACGACCGCGTAAGTTAAATGAAACTTCTACATCATCACCAGTTTTTAGGCTATCAAATAAAGCGGTTTTATCTTGTAAAGCCTCAAACCTGATGTATTCAGGATAAGTAGGGTTTTCTGCATATTCTATAATCAGGTCACGTTTCTTAAAAGTCTCACTCACCTGTTGTAATGCACCAATTTCATGCACTTTTCCTTTTATTTCCATAACAATTACTGTTTTATTCTCGTACGAAGTTCAAATCTCTATATTTTTATTGATAACTTCGCACAATAAATTATGCAAGTTTTCCACACAAAAAGCAAGGTTATCTTAACCTGCAACAAGCGACTATCGCCATATCTACAGGAAGAGGTTAAATCCCTGGGCTACACTATTGTTAGGGATTTTCCTACAGGGGTAGAGCTGAACATTACCCTCACTGAATGCATTAAGTTAAATTTGAACTTAAGGTGTGCCAGTCAGATTTTATATTGTTTAAAGAGCTTTAAGGCCAATAATCCGGAAGAACTGTACCGGGAGCTCCTGGATATGGAATGGGAAGAGCTGATTGATTTCTCGGGATATTTCTCGGTGACTTCAAATGTGGATAACCCAACGATCACGACTCCGCTTTTTGCCAATTTAAAAGTAAAAGATGCCATTGTTGACCGGATCAAAGAGAAGAAAGGGATTCGTCCGAATTCAGGCTCTGATGCCAACAAAGCGGTGGTCCATCTGTACTGGAAAGACAGTGAAGCAGATATATTTATCGATACTTCCGGAGAAACGCTGGCAAAACATGGCTACCGTAAAATTCCGGGAAAAGCACCAATGCTGGAAGCCCTGGCTTCCGGTGTGATCATGAGCAGTCAGTGGGACCAGAAATCTCCTTTTGTGAATCCGATGTGCGGTTCCGGAACCTTAGCCATTGAGGCGGCATTAATTGCCACCAACCGCAGACCTGGACTGTTCCGTATGAATTACGGCTTTATGCATATCCTTGGATATGATGAAGAAGTATTTTTCGCAGAACGCAGAATCCTGAAAGAGCAGGTCATTAAAAACGTAGACCTTCAGATCATTGCAACCGATCTTTCGGAAGATGCTGTTGATGTGAGCCGTAAAAATGCAAAAACAGCTGGTGTAGATACACTGATTACTTTTGAAGTTTGCGATTTTGCAGATACACAAGTTCCTGAAGGTGGTAAAGGTGTGGTCCTTTTTAACCCGGAATACGGAGAGCGTTTAGGCGTACACTCCAAACTGGAAGCCACTTATAAACGAATGGGCGATTTCATGAAACAGGAATGCAAAGGTTATTTCGGTTATATCTTTACCGGAAACCCTGATCTTGCGAAAAAAATCGGCCTTAAAGCCACCAGAAAATTAGAATTCTATAACGGAAAGCTGGACTGCCGTATGCTCGAATATGAGTTGTACGATGGAACAAGAAGACCGGAGCCCAAAGTACCAGAAGAAGGGATTTAAAATAAAAAAAGTTTTTTTTCTTTTTTGAAATCCGTTCGTGTTTAGTTTTCGTTTATACCTCAGTATAAATGAAAACTAAACTTCCCAACCTATGAAAGAGCGCCTCGAAATTAACGTCAGGGACATTCCCGGCAATATTAAAAAAGTAAGAAAGATCAAAGCCCTCACCCAGGATTTCCTTGCTGCCAAGCTCCACATTTCACAAAACGCCTATAGTAAGATCGAACTGGGGCATAGCAAATTAACCGTAGAGCGTCTATATCAGATTTCCGTCATTCTGGATGTACAAATGAACCAGCTCATCAATTTTAGAGCAGCAGATTTCAACGGCAGGATACAGCTCGTCACGGGATAATTCTCCACATCATCTTTTTTTTAGGATCAATTCAGATACATTTGCTTCAAATGCAAAATCTGATGAACTCCATTATTGACCAAACCATATTGTTTGTTAAAGAAACCTTGTCGGGCGCAGAAGCCGGGCACGACTGGTTTCATATTGAGCGTGTTTTTCGCAACGCCCAACACCTGAATGAAACCGAAAAAGGCGATGAACTTGTAGTCGCCCTCGCCGCTCTGTTACACGACATTGCCGATTCAAAATTCAACAATGGGGATGAAGAAATCGGTCCCAGAATCGCCGGAGACTTTTTAAACAGCCTTGGACTAGCGCCTGCAATCATCACTCATGTACAGCAGATCATTAAAAACCTGAGCTACAAGGCCAGCCTGGGGGAAATCAATTTCCATTCCAAAGAACTGGACATTGTACAGGATGCAGACCGTCTGGATGCGATCGGTGCGATCGGTATTGCGAGGGCATTTACTTATGGAGGTTATAAAAACCGGGTATTATATGATCCTGAAATTGCGCCTAACCTGCATATGAATAAGGAAGAATATAAAAATTCGGCCACTCCGACGATCAATCATTTTTATGAAAAGCTGTTAAAGCTGAAAGACTTAATGAAAACAGAGAGCGGAAAAAAAATTGCCACTGAGCGCCACGACTTTATGCTGCTTTACCTGGATCATTTTTATAAAGAATGGCAGGGAGAAATTTAACCTTGAATTTAAATCTAAATTGTAAATTGCCTGCATGAAGTTAAGCGTCCTCGTCCTCATAGCTGCTTTTGCAGTCGGCCTTTCCATTGGCCTGGTGAATTTCTATTTTCAGCAGAGCTGGTATTTTATGCTGGTTTCTTTTGCGGTGTCCTTCATTACCAGTTTTATTGTTTTTTATTACCTGCTGGAGAAGTATATCTATTCCAAGATTGTACTGATCTATAAGCTCATCCATAATTTAAAACTGGGAAAAGACCTGAAGGATGCTTTAGGAGAATATGTGAGCTCCGATCCGATCAATGACGTAGAACACGAAGTAAAAGAATGGGCAGGCGCAAAAAAACGGGAGATTGACATCCTGAAAAAGCAGGAACAATTCAGAAGAGAATTTCTATCCAATGTTTCCCATGAATTTAAAACTCCGCTGTTTGCCATACAGGGATATATAGAAACCTTACAGGATTGTTTAATTGACGACCCTGAAATGGCGACTAAGTTCCTTAAAAAGGCAGAGAACAATGTAGAACGCCTGAGTTATCTGATCAATGACCTGGATTCGATTTCCAAATTGGAAACCGGGGAAATTCCGATCAATTATGAGAAGTTCGACTTTGTCCTTCTGGCTAAAGAGGTGATGGAAGGGCTGGAAGATAAAGCTAAAACCAAGGAGATCAAGATCTCCTTCAAGGATAAGTATACCCACCCTGCTTATGTGAAAGCCGATCGGGAGAAGATCAGGCAGGTGATGATCAATCTGATTCAAAATTCCATAAAATATGGCAGGGAACATGGTTCTACGGCGATAAAAATCTTTGAATTGCACGACCAGTACCTGGTAGAGGTGACGGATGACGGGATTGGAATTGAAGAAAAACATTTACCCCGCTTATTTGAGCGTTTTTACAGAATAGACTCTCATCGCTCGAGACAGGAAGGTGGCACCGGATTAGGCTTGGCGATCGTAAAACACATCCTGGAAGCCCATCAGCAGATCATCTCGGTAAGGAGCACCCTGCAGATCGGAACCACTTTTGCTTTTACACTCGAAAAGATTGGTTAACAGAAACAAAGCTTTTTCAAAATAACTTAACACTTAACATTAACTTAACATTACACTCATACTTTTGTAGCATATTTTATAAGTAGGATGGGCTAGGCGCCATGCGGGTTTCATCTGACAATTAAAACAAAATATAATATAACAGATGAATAGCATTTTTAAGTTCTTCACTCCAAGAGACAAAAAATTCCAGCCCTTGTTCGAACAGGCAGGCAGCAATGTATTGAAAATTTCTGAAGCCTTATTGCTTGCCCTAAGTGCAACTGACCTGGAAAAAAGAAAAGAATACATCAAAGAAGTGGAGCGTCTTGAGCACGTTGGTGACGACATTACCCATTCAATTTTCTTAGAATTAAGTAAGAATTTTATTACTCCTTTTGACAGGGAAGACATCCATGCATTGGCAAGTGCTGTTGATGATATTGCAGATTACATTCATGCTTCTGCGAGTAACATCGAACTGTACAACATTGTTAACATTGGTGATGCAATGATCAAACTTGCAGAACTTTTGGTAGAGATGTGTACCGATTTGGATAAAGCGATCAAAGAATTAAGAAGCTTCAAAAATATCCGCGTTATCGCTGATGCTTGTGTAAGAATCAACAGCGGTGAAAATCAGGCGGATTATGTAACAAACCTGGCCATCGCCCGTTTGTTTGAATTCGAAACCAACGCCATTGAACTAATTAAACAAAAAGAAGTGCTGCAGACCTTAGAAATGGCTACAGACAAATGTGAAGATGCAGCAAATGTGTTGGAATCTATTTTGGTAAAGAACGCTTAAACCTTCAAAAAATGGTAACTACCTTATTGGTTGTTGTAATTGTCCTGGCAATTGCCTTCGATTATATTAATGGCTTTCATGATGCCGCAAACTCTATTGCAACAATTGTATCAACGAAAGTATTATCCCCATTCCAGGCAGTGTTATGGGCAGCGCTCTTCAATTTTGCTGCATATTTTTATTTTACGGATCATAAAGTAGCCAATACAATTGCTAAAACGGTTGTGGAGAACTTCATTACCCTTGAAGTGATTCTTGCCGGTCTTTTAGCCGCCATCACCTGGAACTTATTTACCTGGTGGTTTGGTATTCCTTCCAGCTCATCGCA comes from the Pedobacter sp. FW305-3-2-15-E-R2A2 genome and includes:
- a CDS encoding ATP-binding protein gives rise to the protein MKLSVLVLIAAFAVGLSIGLVNFYFQQSWYFMLVSFAVSFITSFIVFYYLLEKYIYSKIVLIYKLIHNLKLGKDLKDALGEYVSSDPINDVEHEVKEWAGAKKREIDILKKQEQFRREFLSNVSHEFKTPLFAIQGYIETLQDCLIDDPEMATKFLKKAENNVERLSYLINDLDSISKLETGEIPINYEKFDFVLLAKEVMEGLEDKAKTKEIKISFKDKYTHPAYVKADREKIRQVMINLIQNSIKYGREHGSTAIKIFELHDQYLVEVTDDGIGIEEKHLPRLFERFYRIDSHRSRQEGGTGLGLAIVKHILEAHQQIISVRSTLQIGTTFAFTLEKIG
- a CDS encoding HD domain-containing protein — encoded protein: MNSIIDQTILFVKETLSGAEAGHDWFHIERVFRNAQHLNETEKGDELVVALAALLHDIADSKFNNGDEEIGPRIAGDFLNSLGLAPAIITHVQQIIKNLSYKASLGEINFHSKELDIVQDADRLDAIGAIGIARAFTYGGYKNRVLYDPEIAPNLHMNKEEYKNSATPTINHFYEKLLKLKDLMKTESGKKIATERHDFMLLYLDHFYKEWQGEI
- a CDS encoding class I SAM-dependent RNA methyltransferase, translating into MQVFHTKSKVILTCNKRLSPYLQEEVKSLGYTIVRDFPTGVELNITLTECIKLNLNLRCASQILYCLKSFKANNPEELYRELLDMEWEELIDFSGYFSVTSNVDNPTITTPLFANLKVKDAIVDRIKEKKGIRPNSGSDANKAVVHLYWKDSEADIFIDTSGETLAKHGYRKIPGKAPMLEALASGVIMSSQWDQKSPFVNPMCGSGTLAIEAALIATNRRPGLFRMNYGFMHILGYDEEVFFAERRILKEQVIKNVDLQIIATDLSEDAVDVSRKNAKTAGVDTLITFEVCDFADTQVPEGGKGVVLFNPEYGERLGVHSKLEATYKRMGDFMKQECKGYFGYIFTGNPDLAKKIGLKATRKLEFYNGKLDCRMLEYELYDGTRRPEPKVPEEGI
- a CDS encoding helix-turn-helix transcriptional regulator; protein product: MKERLEINVRDIPGNIKKVRKIKALTQDFLAAKLHISQNAYSKIELGHSKLTVERLYQISVILDVQMNQLINFRAADFNGRIQLVTG
- a CDS encoding DUF3127 domain-containing protein, whose protein sequence is MEIKGKVHEIGALQQVSETFKKRDLIIEYAENPTYPEYIRFEALQDKTALFDSLKTGDDVEVSFNLRGRPWTDKAGKTSYFNSLVVWRINALTPGAAAATPAYAPPADLNSAPGEEDDLPF
- a CDS encoding DUF47 family protein, whose amino-acid sequence is MNSIFKFFTPRDKKFQPLFEQAGSNVLKISEALLLALSATDLEKRKEYIKEVERLEHVGDDITHSIFLELSKNFITPFDREDIHALASAVDDIADYIHASASNIELYNIVNIGDAMIKLAELLVEMCTDLDKAIKELRSFKNIRVIADACVRINSGENQADYVTNLAIARLFEFETNAIELIKQKEVLQTLEMATDKCEDAANVLESILVKNA